GGCTTCCTTGCATTTGTGACAACAAATCAGCCATTGTTGATTCATCAAAGTAGACTTTGGAAAAAAATTCGGCAAGCTCCGGTTGCTCCATGCGAAAGTCTCCTCGTGCAAAAATTTTGATTTGCTCGGCATCACCCAATGTTTTTTTAGGATCCTCCAAAAACTTCAATTTCATTTTAGCAAACATCCAATGTGGTTGCCAGCCAGCTACCACAATCCATCGTTTTGCTTTGATCGCGTTTTGCAATTCCGTAATCATGGCAACCGTAGATGAATTCACATGTTTATAATCGAGTTCATACTCTTTGATCACTTGATCTACAGCACGTGTTATTCCAGCACCCTTTTCTATACCGATAATCCTTTTATCAAATTCTCGTTCATGTTTTCTCAACTCTTCAATCCGATCAATTGTTACATAATCTGGCACAACAAGTCCATTTCGCGCATGGCTATAACTCGTTCCGAGCTCTTCAATATTTGGAAATTTAGCCACTTTACTTCCATGAGTCAATGGCAGCCAGACATCCATATATAGATCTGTATCGCCATTGTTCATAGAGGCTAAGATCATATCGGGCGTAGCTCGTTGGATAACGACATGATACCCCTTTTCTTCCATAATTACTTTTGCGACCTCTGTCATTGCAACTCCTTCGGCCCAGCCATCGACCATGCCGATATGAATAATATTTTTATTCCCGCCCGTGCTGCATGCCCCAAGCAATAACACCATCAGACACAATACCATACTTTTTATTTTCCTCATACTATGCTTTCTTTTTTACAAAGCCCTGTGTGATCCGATCCAAAATAATAGCGAGAATCACAACGGACAAACCGCTTTCAAAACCAAGACCAATATCCAAGTTGTTGATACCTTCAAGTACTTTTTCTCCCAAACCACCGGCAGCAATCATTCCGGCAATAACAACCATCGATAAAGACAGTAATATGGTTTGATTGATCCCTGCTAAAATTGTTTTGGTAGCCAAGGGCAATTCTACTTTAAATAAGATCTGGCTATTGGTTGCTCCAAATGAACGTGCAGCTTCCACGATATCTTTTGGAACCGCATCAATCCCTAGAGTCGTCAAACGTACAGCAGGTGGCATAGCAAAAATAATGGTCGCAAAAGCTCCTGGGACTTTACCAATACTAAAAAATAACACTGCCGGAATCAAATAGACAAAGGCCGGCATTGTCTGCATCAAGTCAAGCAAGGGACGAATGATCTTGGCCGCTAGTTTATTTTTTGCAGCCCACACACCCAAAGGAACTGATATAACCAAGGCTGTCAAGGTAGCGACCAATACCAGCGCCAAAGTCTCCATCGTTGCAATCCAAAATCCCATCAGATAGATCAATGTTAATCCCAACAATGTCGTCATTGCGACCCCTTTCCCAGATTTCCACCAGGCTAATGCTGTAAATAATGCGATGATAATAAAAAAAGGTATCGTTGTTAACACCCATTCCAGTCCAATAATGGATGCATTCCCTGTATTTTTTATCAGGTTAAAAAATGGCTCTAAATGATCTGTCAGCCAATTGACGGCTACAGCGATGTATTGTCCTATATCGATTACTTTATTCATTTCTACTGATTATTTGCTTTCTCTTTTAATTCAATAATTTCCTCTTCATTATACTTTGTCGCTTCAATAATCAACGACGTCTGTGTTACGATCCCCAATAAACGATTATGTTCGTTCACCACAGCGATTGGGGACCGGATCTCCGATATCAAAGGCAACATTTCTTCAACGGTGACCTCCTTCGATACGGTTGGAACGTTGGCATGTATAATGGATTCTACGGTGGGTTCCCTACGCTTTGCCGATTGAATGACTTCACTCATATGAACAAAACCAAGGAAAGTATCATGCGCATCGACTACAGGGAGAATTTCAATTCCTGTCGCCCGCATTTTCCGCAGCGCCCCCTCAGGGCCATCTTTTTTGAAACGTACAACAGTAGGTTTCTCAAACATCAGTGAACCTGCCGAAATGATCGACTTGCGATCCACTTTTTCAACAAAGGCTTTAACATACTCACTTGCTGGATTTGTCAAGATATCTTCTGCAGTACCGATCTGTTCGATGACACCATCTTTCATAATAGCAATGCGATCGCCCAATTTGATCGCTTCATCGAGATCATGGGTAATAAATACGATTGTTTTTTGTAAATTATCCTGCAACTCCAGTAACTGATCTTGCATTTCTGTTTTAATCAGGGGATCGAGAGCTGAAAATGCCTCATCCATCAGTAGTACTTCAGGATCATTTGCAAGTGCCCGAGCCAGTCCAACCCGCTGTTGCATACCACCCGATAACTGAGAAGGTAGCTGTTGTTCAAATCCACTCAGCCCGACGACATCAAGCGCTTGCTGCGCTTTAGATTCCCGTTTGTCCCGTTCTTCCCCTCTCAATTCTAAACCAAAAGCAGCATTGCTCAACACGGTATGATGTGGCAATAGACCAAACTTTTGAAAGACCATACTCATTTCCGTTCGACGGACTTCAAGAAGATCTTTATTATTTTTCCCTGTTATATCCTCACCATTGATATAAACCTTTCCTGATGTCGGTTCGTTCAATCGATTCAGACAACGGAGCAGGGTAGATTTCCCACTTCCCGAAAGCCCCATTATAACGAAAAATTCCCCCTCAAAGATTTCAAAATTAGCTTTGTTAATCCCAATAGTACAGCCCGTTTTCGCTAAAATATCCTTCTTCGAGAAACCCTCGTTCAGTAAATGCAAAGCTTGTTTCTTTTGCTTTCCGAAAACAAGTACCAAGTCTTCAACTTTTACTTTTACCTTGCTAGTTTTATCCATTTTTTAATTTTTTTAAACATAAATAAACCAAAAGGGCATAAGTGATCCACTAAGGCCATACGCCTACGCTATTTTCTTACAAATAAAAAATATCCCTACAGTTGAGTCCGTTTGATCGAAATCTTACTCGTACAGTTCAATCAACTTATTAACTAACATACTTTACTCTCGGTTCGGTAAGAGCAATGATGAAAAAGAAACTAATCTTTTAAAGACGAAATGCTCCATTTATAAAGCATCTCCAAAATATACTTCAACAAGTATAACGAACAACCTAGGCTGTGCCAAAGGCACAAAGCCATAGCGGAATAAACTCACGCCATTCTGTCTTTTGACAGTACAAAGGTACGAAAAATAAATTAAACGCATTTTTCATAACCTATACAACTAAAAAACAGTTAGTTAAAAAAACATATCGAAATATTAAAAATACGATCAGCAGGAGAAGCACTCGACCACTGATCGCATTTTTTAAGGTGTATTATTCTCCCCAGTTTGGATTTTGGGTAAGGTTAGGATTTAATTGTCGTTCTTGGACAGGAATTGGATATAAATAGTCTTTCTTTTCATCGAAAACTTTTTTGATATGCGCATTAATAATCACATTTCCTTTATTCCCATTTTCCAATAAGATTTCCGAGCCCAGTTTCAATAGCTGAATTCCCGAGGCACTCGGCTTGTTACCTTCATAAATCCAAACGTCATCTTTACCATCATTATCTAAATCAAACTTGCCTGTACCCGGAAAATACATCCCTTTAAATTGTCTCGTGACCAACTGGCCGCTTTTCCATCTTAAGATATCATCCCAACGGAAAGATTCCATCACCAATTCAATACGGCGTTCTCTTCTTATTTCCAATAGTACCCCCTTCATATCACCAACTACATTCGGATAGTCTTTCGCTAAAAATGCATCTGGATTTGATTTAGCCGCCTGCAGATTTAGATTTGGCATGCCTACACGATCGCGCAATAACTTAATTGATTTGTCCAAATCGGCCTGGCTCAATGTACCTAACTCTGCTTTCGCTTCAGCATAATTTAATAAAACCTCGGCATACCTAAAAATCGGCATATCATTTTCAGAACGATTGAAGTTATCATACTTTACATCTCCCACAAATTTGATCAATTGATATCCCGTCACTGAATTCCCAAAGTTTGGAGCAACAGCAGCGGCACCTCCAATACGCTTATAGCCCGGCGTACGAATCGTCTGGCTTAGACGTGGATCGCGATTTAGGACCTCCTCCTTAAACGTCATTGTTTGGTAATTGGATTTATCGGTAAACCTGGTTCCATCTTTCATCAAGTAAGAATCCACCAAGTTTTTATCCAATCCGGGTTTTCCGTAGGAAGCTGTAATCGTATAATAATTTACATTGTGCCAAATTTGCAAAGCATCCGAGAATTTCCGCGCTAAAATAACCTCTTGTGGCAAACTATTAACGCTATAAAACAATGCACCATAAGAGTCTGTTCCCGCGGCATTGTATATGCTGTATTGCGCTCCCTCCATAAGCTTGCTGGCTGCGTCGGCTGCCTTCTCCAACAGGCCGTTTGCATCGGGTAAATTAAATTCTGTATGATATTTACGAAATGTTCCTTCAAAAAGTGCGACCCGGGACTTTAAGGCCAATGCAGTCCATTTGGTCACTTTTTCATCACTTTTGGTAGCCGGTAGATTGGCAATCGCATAGTCCAGATCAGCGAGAATGTTTGATACAACCAAAGTTCTCGGATCCCTTGCCTTCTTAAGTTGTTCTTCGTCATTTTGATCAATGACCTTGTCATACCAGGGCACATCTCCAAAACGTTTCAGTTTATCGAAATAAAAATATGCCCTAAAAAAGCGCGCCTCGGCAGCATAAGGTGCAGCAGTTGTTTCTGAAACTGTATTAAAGCAATTCGCCAAAAAGTAATTGATATTACGAAGATTTGCCCAAGTCCATCCACCGCCACTTATCGGAACCTGTCTTTTTCCGGTCAATTCATCATCCAATGTTGTCTTAACGATATTATCGACCGATTCGTTATAAACTCCTTCGGCCGAAGGTAGTGCGGCATCGTAAAATGACTTTGTAAATAACGCCAAATCCTTTTCTGTTTTAAAGGAAGCCTCAGGAGTAACCGACGATTCAGGCAAACGTTCCAAATAATCTTTGCTACAAGCCATCATGCCACAGCTCAACAATGCATATATATATACTATCTTTTTCATACTATTAAAATGTTAAATCTAGACCAAATGAAAATGTTTTAGAGATTGGATATGATCTTCCGTTGACCTCTTGAGCCGACTGTTCGGGATCAATATATTTGGAACGGAGCTTAGTCGCCGTCCAAATATTTTCACCAGACACATAAATCCGCGCATTGGCCAATTTCACGCGCTTCAGCCAGGCCTGAGGAACCGTATAGCCTACGGTTAGATTTTTTAGCCGTATATAAGCTAAATCCTGTAAGTAACGATCCGATTTGACGTTCAAAGATCCACGATCATTCAAGGCAATATAGCCTCTTAACAGTGGATAATAGGCATTTGTATTTTCAGGCGTCCAAATATCCTGTTCAAAATCTTTCGGCACAAACGAATAATACGGTCTTGAGTATGGCCCCCAGAACTTATCTGCATTTGCTCCAGGCCACCAATGTTGTCGACCTATCCCCTGAAAGAAAGCTGAGATATCAAATCCTTGCCAATTTGCTCCCAAATTAAAACCAAATGTATAACGGGCTCTGTTGTTCCCAATGATCACTTGATCCCCAGGGTTCATCAATGTATTGTCTCCAGCATCAACCTTTCCATCCGGAACGCCATCCTTTCCACCGATGTCAACAAATTTCAAATCTCCAGGATGAAGTTTGGACCAGTCTCCCGGTGCTGCCAACCGTTGTTTATCCACATAATCCTGGTTAACTTTCCAATTGTCGATTTCCGTCTGGGACTGAAAAAAACCATCAGTTTTATACCCCCAAATTTCGCCCAAAGTCTGGCCGACATAATAGTTACTTAGCAACATTTCCTTATTGTCAAAACGTGTAATCTTCGCTTTAGAATCTGACAATCCCAGCCCAATATTATAGCCAAAAGGTTTTCCATCCAAGTCAAATTGATCACGCCAAGCCACAGAAATCTCCCAGCCTTTATTTCTTAGGTCTCCGGCGTTTGTCCGAGGCGACGCCGAACCAAAAACCGCTGGCAATGTTTTTCCTGGGATCAACATATCGAGCGTATTTCGAATAAAATAGTCAGCAGATACACTCAATCGAGTTCTAAAAAATTCGAGATCTGTTCCGAAATTTAATGTATTCGTTCTCTCCCAGGTTAAATCAGCTGAAATTGGAGTTGGTGCACTCAGGTATTGTGTTTTTGTACCATTGGTTATGTAATTAGACAATCCTGCATTCAACAATTGGATGTAACCATACTCAGCAGCTTCCTGTGCGTTACCCAACGCCCCATAGGAGACTCTAAATTTAGCTTCATTCAAAACCGGCTTCAGATTAGCCATAAACGACTCTTCCGAAATCCGCCATCCGCCCGAGAAAGAGGGAAAAAAACCATATCGCTGACTGGATGGAAATTTAGACGTTCCATCGTAGCGACCATTCACCTCCAACAAGTACTTCCCTTTATAATTGTAATTCAACCTTCCAAAATAGCCTCGTAATGCCCAGGTATTTGCATTCCCGAGTAACTGCATTTGACCAGTCCCCAGCGCAAAATCATTCAGGTCCTCCGACAGCAAATTAGTATGTGTACCACCGATCCGTTTGTACCCTGTGGTTTCCTGGTTAAAGCCTACCGTGGCAGCAAGCTGATGATCTCCAAATTGCTTGCTATAATTGGCGAATAGGTTGAGTGAATGTTTTGGCCTATTGATGATCGCTTCGGTATAGGTATCATTTCCCAAGTAATTGATCACACCAGGAAAAACAGACCAAGGAGCGGCCGTTCTTCTATTCCAGTTATGGATCGGATTATAAGTAAAGGTATAATTACCCGTTAAGGTCAAGTTTGGCGCCAACTGAAATACTGTCTCAAACATATTGATAAACTCATATTTATCCTCGCCTCCTTTTGACTTTCCATGCAACAAATCCGCATAAATACCATCACCAATATTATAATTGTTCAGTTCCGTCCTATAGGTTGCGGTACCATCGGGATTCATGGGCACGTAAGATGGTAAAGCGTGTACCGTTGTTGAAATAAAATTATTGTTATTATCTGGACTTGTCGCCCATCCTGGATAGGTGTAGTTTTGGTAATTCAGCTGGGTATTTGCACTTACCTTCAACCAAGGGGTCACCTGCGCATTTATGCGCGATCGAACATTATAAGCATCGAATTTATCTTGGTTAATTTTCATTAGCCCCCCTTTTTCATAAAGTCGCCCCGACACATAGTAATCAATTTTTTCGCTACCGCCAGAGAAATTTAACGAATGTTCCATTGAGGTCTGTGTTTTTCGATACATCTCGTTCCACCAATCTGTATTGCCATAATATACATATTGATCTTTTCCATTTCTATTCTGAACCACTACGGAAGGCAGACTAGGATCTGTTTTTCGTTTCAATAGTTCAGCATAGTCATCTTCTGTATATCCGGTATAACTATTACCGGTGGCACGAATAAAAGCTTCATCATTTAGTTTCGCAGCATCATACCCGCTCGTCATAAAATCTGTCCGCACCGTCAGTCCAGACCAACCAAAATTATTACTGTAATTAATGTTCATTTTTCCGGCCTTTCCTTTTTTGGTTGTTACGAGCATAACACCAAATGCCCCCCGAGCGCCATAAATCGCTGCTGCCGAAGCATCCTTTAAAACGGATATCGATTCAATATCACGGGGATTGATCGTATTGATATTTCCTGGAACTCCATCTATGAGAATAAGAGGTTGTGCATTAGCTGAGTTTATCGAAGCGAAACCCCGGATATTAACATTTCCTTCCCCTCCTGGCCTGCCATTGGTAAAAGTAATATTCAAATTTGGTATTGCTCCCTGCAAAGCTTGAGTTGCATTGGCAACTGGGCGATTTTCAAGTATCTTCGCATCAATCTGAGTAACAGCACCTGTTAAGTTTACCTTTTTTTGCTTACCATACCCGACAACAATTACTTCATCAAGGGATTGATCTGTCGAAACCAGCTGAATGGTTAAGGGTATTGCCTCTACTTTTACGTGCTGTGTTTCAAAACCGATCATCGACAAGCGCAATACATGCCCAGTTTTCCCTTCGATGACAAAAGCACCTTGTTGGTCAGTTTGCGTAGTTTTGCCAGTAGTTGAATTAAAAATCGACACACCCGAGATAGGTTCACCGGTTGCTGTTTTTACAATGCCTCGAATAGGCCCCTGAAATTTGGCGGAAATTTCAACATCCGGAATAGATGTCAGAAAGACAGGTCTGCTCTTGGCCCACGCGCCGAGAGACATCCCGATCATTACAGGAAGTAATACGTGTTTCGTTTTCATGAATTTGGTTTTGTTTTTCTTCGGTTACAAAGAAAGGTTATTTAATATTTGTAAATTATTAACAAAGCATTACTAAACAATTAAACGACAATTGGTTAAATCAATATTAAGATAATACAATTTTAACACGAAACAGAATGTCTTTTTTAATTTTTTAGTAAAACAAAACATCAATAACTTTAAAAAAACAAGACAAAATATTGATAATCAAATTTTTAAATAAAAATGAGAAAACAATATTTATAAAAAACCTTATACGAAATGAAATGTAACATATTTGAAACAAAACAACATGAAAAACAACGAATTGCAGCCAATACTAAGTCGAAAGCATACCTAAACAATTAGATTAATTATTTTCTTCGTTTTAACATAAAACTTCGTCATAAAAAACCTTTATCCAATACATTTGTCTTCAATCGGTTTTAGTCAGGGCGAAAACATACAATTAAAAGCTAAAATTCAAACAGTTAGCATACCTAAAAACCTGTATTTACTACGGAATAAGATTGCTTATTAAAAAGATTAGAATCAAGACCATCACATTCAACTTAAATGGCCTATCAATAAGGAAAAAATGCAAAAGGCTCAACTTAACACACATCACAGAGAAGGAGAAAAAGCTACTTTGGTATTGATCAACCGCCAAAAATACCCAGGAATTTATAAGGGATCAATATTCGTCAGCCGGTCCCTAAGCCCATATTGCAGACATAGTCCCTTAACCTTTTCCGCAAATGCCTGTCGATAATAGCCAGGAAGTTTACCGTCCGCACCAAACAATCGTTGGTATTTTTCCACGAGTTGTGGATAGTGTTTTTCGACCGCACGCATAACCAACGTCCGATTATCACCAGGATCAGAACCATATAAGGCCAAGGTTGCCGGAAAAATATAATTTGCATCATTGGATCGAAAAGCCCCAAACATCTGATCAAGATGAGTTCCGGTATCTGAAATAAAGGGCAACAAAGGCATTAAACTTACGCCACTACACAATCCCATCTTTCGTGCCTGACTCAATGCATTTAAACGAAGCTCAGGCGGTGGTGCACCTGGTTCAAATATGCTGGCAATTTCTGTGTCGATGGTCGAAAAGGAAAAGGTAATAAAAGAACGATGTGTTAATTTACCCTGCAGATCCAATGGAAGTATCGCTTCAGCATCAATCTGCTTCAACAAATCAAAATCTCGACTAACTAGATCCGATTTGGTGATAATATGCACCGGAAAACGATAATGTCCTATAATTTCCAATAATTGCCGCGTCAGTAACTCCGTTTGCTCAAATTGCAAATAAGGATCTGTTGCAGACGACAGTACAATTATCCCATATTGTTTTTTACGGGCACGGAGCGCTAACGCTCGGTCCAACAAATCAATCGCATTACGCTTGACACTTAGCTTTTCGGCCATATTAATACCATATTTACTGCCTCTGATATAACAATATAAACAATTGAACGAGCATCCGCTATAAGGGTTAACGGTGTAATCGTCAAGAAACCAAGGATCTCTTTGTTTTGTTTTATTGAGAATAGATTTGACAATTACAGACTGCATAGGGTACGTTATAGTAATGAACGATTTTATAGAACAGATTTCAACAGACTAAGTTAACTCAAAATTCCGCCTAGGCGACAAAAAATGCTATGAAATTATTCTCTCAATCGATTTTTCAAAACGCCTTTTGACTACCTGTCCAATTCCGTCCCACTAATTTGATTGTCGCTTTCTATTGAAATTACGAACATTTTGGCTGTTTAGAAAGCGTTCTTAACCATGTAGACTAAGAATCCATCGGATCCGTCAAAAGTCTTTCACGACAAATAAATACAAATATTTCATTTTCAATGCATAATAAATGCATTTATTCATTACCTTTATGCTATTGAAACAAAACTCAACTCCAGCCATGTTTATCGGCGCTGTCAAATGGTTCGACAATAACAAAGGATTTGGTACTCTTGCGTTACCTTCCGGAGAAGAACTCTTTGTGCATATACGCAGGTTTAAAGTTCCTCCAGAACATGTTATTCAACCTGGAGAAGTTATTGTCGGAGACAAGAAACCTGACCCAAAAAGAAGCGGTTATCTCGCTCAGAACTGCAGGATTCTCAAAAGGCCCGAAGATTGGAAATTCGTCATCTCGCTCCTCGACAAAGAACACACCGTGCTCCTCCCCGATAGCCACGGTCGAGAACAAAAGCACAACTTAACCTCATTAACAGCAAGACAACTTCTAAGAATCCAGCCCAAAGAACATATATTGGCTATGCTTACCGCTAATTTTGATGTTCATTTCGATAGCTCAATTTTCATTCCTTATGCTGAATTGATAGACAAAAGCATTACCGGTGTTTTTGAGAAGGAGGCAGCCTGCGATCTACTTTCCAAGGTGTTCGAATACTTTGGAAAACATGTCTCGCATCAAATTCTATTTCGTGTATGGAAGGAAAGCATGTTTAGGTATATCGGCTATCCGGCAGAAGGCGACTACGAAATACCTGAACTTGTATTTAATCTGAATGCCACGGAGATCGATTGTGATGATCTTGCGAGAATCATCACGTATAGCTTTGGCAAATCTTTTTGCAGTGATTTTGTAAATGCTTTATTTGAAGACATAGAAACAATGGACAAAAAAGATATCGAACCTTTGTTACCGTATCTTGAGTTTTTGGAGAATGAGGATTCTATTGAGAAAATACAGACTCTTATGCAAGAGTAGCTGAATCGAATGCCTGCCTAAAAATCCCTGTTTGATTTTTTTGGGAATATCATCAATTAAGGCAGAAAGCACAGAAATTGATGATTGAAAAACCTGTAGAATAGACAGCAACAGCCTATTCTACAGGTTTAAATCGAAGTGCACTGAGACTGACCTTGTCACCATCACCTTCAAGAAATGAAACAGTAACGTTGTATCTTCCTGCGGCTTTAAATTTCATCCATCCCCATGGGTACCAATTATACACAGAAGCGGCGGCTTGTTGATTCTGCACGATCTCTCCAGCCGAGTTTTCGATCTTCCACACCACTCTCCCCTGCCCTGTATAATTTAGATCAACTTGATAATAGCCTGGCTTAACAATGTCTATAGCATACGTTAGTTTACTTTGATCATTCCATTGCCCTACTTGAACGACATGTTTCCATTCACCGAATTTCTCCATCCAGGATTTCCCGGTTTTATGGCATCCTTCAACTTCGGCAAAGTCTACAGGAAGAATTGTCTCCATCGCCGGATCGACACCCAACATTTTATCAATAACAGGTGTCTCCTGCATAACGACCTCAATCACAGAAACCAGCGGATCCGACGCTACCGATGGGATATTGATCTCCAACCATTTTCCATCGGTCGTATAATTTAACTTTTTCTTCCCATCTGCGTTTAAAAGATTGATCGACGTTATCCCTTTTGTTAGGCCCGGAACAAACAACTTTCCATTAGTTGGCCAGTGATAGACCAATAATGAAATTTTACGTCCTTGTACAGTAGCATCCCCCCAAGGCAAGGCGTGCCCCCAAGGTGAAGCTTGCGCACCATAGACGGCCGCTGGATATTTTCGGATCCATGCACCAGCACCACGCAAAGCTAAGCTCGCTGGCTCTGGAATAGTCCCATCTGGTTTAGGCCCAACATTTAACATGTAAGTCCCGCCCCGGCTAATTGTAGACAATGTACGAGACAAGATTTCACGGGCACTCTTCCAATTATTGTCGTACCAAGCATACCCCCAAGAGTCGTTGGTTACATCTACTGCCTCCCAAAGACCTGGAACATTCTGCCGTGGTACTTCCATATCCCCCAAAGTAGAATAATCACCGAGTCCATGCCCAACACGTCCCGACACGTAAGCCCCAGGTTGATTTTTATGAACCAATTCGACAAGTTTTTGGGCGTATTTCTTATCCATCCCACCAGGCGTATCGAACCAAACCAATTCTATCGGCCCATACT
The Sphingobacterium multivorum genome window above contains:
- a CDS encoding alpha-L-fucosidase, with translation MKGIVLGLALATLSAKQVSAQQMEKMWDGQGGKNSISQNRGKLFRDGKYAMFIHWGIYSQLANTWKGKTFYGIGEWLMNKSMANIPVADYMAAAASFHPDHFDAKAIVQLAKDAGMRYIVITSKHHDGFSMFHSKVNSFNIVEATDFKRDPMIELAKACKEGGIGFGFYYSQNQDWTYPGGNGGPKVDAAGQPKTFDDYFWEKCYPEVNQITTQYGPIELVWFDTPGGMDKKYAQKLVELVHKNQPGAYVSGRVGHGLGDYSTLGDMEVPRQNVPGLWEAVDVTNDSWGYAWYDNNWKSAREILSRTLSTISRGGTYMLNVGPKPDGTIPEPASLALRGAGAWIRKYPAAVYGAQASPWGHALPWGDATVQGRKISLLVYHWPTNGKLFVPGLTKGITSINLLNADGKKKLNYTTDGKWLEINIPSVASDPLVSVIEVVMQETPVIDKMLGVDPAMETILPVDFAEVEGCHKTGKSWMEKFGEWKHVVQVGQWNDQSKLTYAIDIVKPGYYQVDLNYTGQGRVVWKIENSAGEIVQNQQAAASVYNWYPWGWMKFKAAGRYNVTVSFLEGDGDKVSLSALRFKPVE